Proteins from one Streptosporangium becharense genomic window:
- a CDS encoding thioesterase II family protein, which produces MNELNDVDAWIRRFPQSGGHAGASAVLACFPHAGGSASFYLPVSRLAPSSVEVVAVQYPGRQDRRAERCVDDIGELADRIAEALRPWTGRPLSLFGHSMGATVAFEVARRLEASGTAPLALFASGRRAPSIHREGRVHLRTDEGLLAELRGLGGTASAVLGDEEFMRAVLPMLRSDYRAIETYRYRPGPKLSCPITAFAGADDPKARPEEVGAWRDHTEAGFEMRTFPGGHFYLADHAAEIVNLVAARISSALDALRASSAGTSRA; this is translated from the coding sequence ATGAATGAGCTCAACGACGTCGATGCCTGGATCCGGCGTTTCCCCCAGTCCGGCGGTCACGCCGGGGCGTCCGCGGTGCTGGCCTGCTTCCCGCACGCCGGAGGTTCGGCCAGTTTCTACCTGCCGGTCTCGCGCCTGGCCCCGTCCTCGGTCGAGGTCGTCGCGGTGCAGTACCCGGGCCGGCAGGACCGGCGCGCGGAGCGGTGCGTCGACGACATCGGCGAGCTGGCCGACCGGATCGCGGAGGCGCTGCGGCCGTGGACCGGGCGCCCGCTGAGCCTCTTCGGGCACAGCATGGGGGCGACCGTCGCCTTCGAGGTGGCCCGCCGGCTGGAGGCCTCGGGAACCGCGCCGTTGGCCCTGTTCGCCTCCGGCCGCCGGGCCCCGTCGATCCACCGTGAGGGGCGGGTGCACCTGCGGACCGACGAGGGGCTCCTGGCCGAGCTGCGCGGGCTCGGCGGGACGGCCTCGGCGGTGCTCGGCGACGAGGAGTTCATGCGGGCCGTGCTGCCCATGCTCAGGAGCGACTACCGGGCCATCGAGACCTACCGCTACCGGCCCGGGCCGAAGCTGTCGTGCCCGATCACGGCCTTCGCCGGCGCGGACGACCCCAAGGCCCGCCCGGAGGAGGTGGGGGCCTGGCGCGACCACACCGAGGCGGGGTTCGAGATGCGGACCTTCCCCGGCGGTCACTTCTACCTCGCCGACCACGCCGCCGAGATCGTGAACCTCGTCGCGGCCCGGATCTCCTCGGCCCTGGACGCGCTCCGCGCCTCCTCGGCCGGCACCTCCCGAGCGTAA
- a CDS encoding DUF5988 family protein, translating to MHVSTGPADGAPGAGTESRIHPGFVSPASDRADVDVILEGGPADIPRTLRVDGVMAAGGKIKIPRNNGYEHFEWHEESPGADGREPLLFRWTTRTRIAE from the coding sequence GTGCATGTTTCCACCGGTCCGGCCGACGGCGCCCCAGGCGCCGGGACGGAAAGCCGTATTCATCCCGGATTTGTTTCCCCGGCGTCCGACCGGGCGGATGTCGACGTCATACTCGAGGGCGGCCCGGCCGATATTCCGCGTACGCTCCGCGTCGACGGGGTGATGGCCGCGGGGGGAAAGATAAAGATTCCCCGTAACAATGGCTACGAGCACTTCGAGTGGCATGAGGAGTCGCCGGGGGCCGACGGCCGGGAACCGTTGCTCTTCCGGTGGACGACCCGCACGAGAATCGCCGAATGA
- a CDS encoding MFS transporter produces MRTKYLRSETVVRDVTTAGRKEWLGLAVLVLPVLLISVTVTVLYFALPFLSADLSPTGSQLLWIVDIYAFLLAGLLITMGTLGDRIGRRKLLLLGATAFGITSVIAAYAPNADLLIAARALQGAAAASLMPPTLALIRNMFHDQRQRRMAIALWAASFAGGSVLGPIVGGWLLEHFWWGSVFLINVPVMLLLLVLGPILLPEYRDPDPGRFDLLSAVLSLAAVLPIVYGVKQFAADDFGAVSVLSVVAGLLIGAAFLNRQRKLPDPMLDLRLFAGRGFTMSLITSTLAIFALVGLFYFIAQYLQMVLGLRPFVAGLLTLPAAGMALVGSILAAALAQRVRPGHIMGGGMALGAAGFLAMSQVDVDSERWVLIVGLVLLGAGIGAVQALASDMIVAVAPPERAGSASAVLEAATELGGALGIAILGSVGLAVYRDEFTTAAPAELSPEDAEAARETLGGAVGVAGRLPEQAGAELLDVARAAFTGGMQVAALMGTVLMAATAVLATILLRKVRVDASTADARTE; encoded by the coding sequence ATGCGTACAAAGTACTTGAGGAGTGAGACCGTGGTACGAGACGTGACGACGGCCGGACGGAAGGAGTGGCTCGGGCTCGCCGTGCTGGTCCTGCCTGTCTTGCTCATCTCGGTGACGGTGACAGTGCTGTACTTCGCACTGCCCTTCCTGAGCGCCGACCTGTCCCCCACCGGGTCGCAGCTGTTGTGGATCGTCGACATCTACGCCTTCCTGCTGGCCGGCCTGCTGATCACGATGGGCACCCTGGGCGACCGGATCGGCCGCCGCAAGCTGCTGCTGCTCGGCGCCACGGCGTTCGGGATCACCTCGGTCATCGCCGCGTACGCACCCAACGCCGACCTGCTCATCGCGGCCCGCGCTCTGCAGGGAGCCGCGGCCGCGAGCCTGATGCCGCCCACCCTCGCGCTGATCCGCAACATGTTCCACGACCAGCGGCAGCGCCGGATGGCCATCGCCCTGTGGGCGGCGAGTTTCGCCGGCGGAAGCGTGCTCGGGCCGATCGTGGGCGGCTGGCTGCTGGAGCACTTCTGGTGGGGTTCGGTCTTCCTGATCAACGTTCCCGTCATGTTGCTGCTGCTGGTGCTGGGGCCGATCCTGCTGCCCGAGTACCGTGACCCCGACCCCGGCAGGTTCGACCTGCTCAGTGCCGTACTGTCGCTGGCGGCGGTGCTGCCGATCGTCTACGGGGTCAAGCAGTTCGCCGCCGACGACTTCGGCGCCGTGTCGGTGCTGAGCGTCGTCGCCGGACTGCTGATCGGGGCCGCGTTCCTGAACAGGCAGCGCAAGCTGCCCGACCCGATGCTCGACCTGCGGCTGTTCGCCGGTCGCGGCTTCACCATGTCGCTGATCACGAGCACGCTCGCGATCTTCGCGCTGGTCGGCCTGTTCTACTTCATCGCGCAGTACCTGCAGATGGTGCTGGGGCTGCGGCCGTTCGTCGCGGGGCTGCTGACGCTGCCGGCGGCCGGTATGGCCCTGGTCGGCTCGATCCTGGCCGCCGCGCTGGCCCAGCGGGTCCGTCCCGGGCACATCATGGGCGGCGGCATGGCGCTCGGCGCCGCGGGCTTCCTGGCGATGAGCCAGGTCGACGTCGACTCCGAGCGGTGGGTGCTGATCGTCGGCCTGGTCCTGCTGGGAGCGGGGATCGGCGCGGTGCAGGCGCTGGCCTCCGACATGATCGTCGCGGTCGCCCCGCCGGAGCGCGCCGGTTCGGCCTCCGCCGTCCTGGAGGCCGCGACCGAGCTCGGCGGTGCGCTCGGCATCGCCATCCTGGGCAGCGTCGGCCTCGCCGTCTACCGCGACGAGTTCACCACGGCGGCCCCGGCCGAACTGTCCCCCGAGGACGCCGAGGCGGCCCGCGAGACCCTGGGCGGCGCGGTCGGGGTGGCCGGCCGGCTGCCGGAACAGGCCGGGGCGGAGCTGCTCGACGTCGCACGGGCGGCGTTCACCGGGGGTATGCAGGTCGCCGCGCTCATGGGCACGGTCCTCATGGCGGCGACGGCCGTACTGGCCACGATCCTTCTCCGGAAGGTGCGGGTGGACGCCTCCACCGCGGACGCCCGCACCGAGTGA
- a CDS encoding helix-turn-helix transcriptional regulator: MTLIERDTDITHLTDLLTECRRGRGRVATITGPTATGKTELVYAFSRRAAEAGVTWLSATCSQADRNLPFGVVSQLFHSAALSIDHASRAARLVEDASLGAGASGARPQESEWLRTTQGLWSVILEISNKNTVLITVDDVEYADSLSWQILLNFVHRLKSANVFIILTAAEGPQGMDPLIEIDLMRHPHYERIGLTSLSFQGVMGMVSASMGDAAAVALGPAFHRITGGNPLLVKALMDDHRGAGAGDREPAVSDGFSRSVRALLHRSDPTMLMVARALAVLGEFALPILLSELLDIRTTTVNQALNCLDAVGILDSLRFRHPAAQAAVLDDLDPSQRREMHRRAAQLLHAEGAAATVVAAHLIEAERFQEPWALAELREAADQALRDDRHEFAVQCLRLAAELTDNDRQRTRTTTMLAQAEWRINPAAANRHVEPLLDAAREERLSFRGLYALLRFLLWYGQHDEAVEVLGRMAGRAAEPGADDAAARLDAVRRWLSCTHPSVLARAGGGTVTGGADTPAPGSHPRGAGATLLASMLRDGPDAGTADAAERVLRSATLDEANLDAAESALFSLIHADRTDKAASWCDVLYAEAVRRRSPTWRALFASLRASIAIRQGDLVAAEKYARTALDILPPRSLGVRIGLPLAALVSATTEMGKYDVAAQYLRQPVPDTIFETRFGLYYLQARARYHLATDQAHAALSDFSDCGRLMRDWELDTPTLVPWRHGAAAALLQMGQQEQARALLEQPYDLASGDSLRIRGIAQRLLAAASDLRQRPPLLREAIDMLQTAGDRLEMAYALVDLTHTLNELGEPNKARMIGYRADSVAGECRAEPLRQAVRHSTDGGESGGGPEAISVLSDAEQRVASLAALGYTNREISRKIYITVSTVEQHLTRIYRKLNVRGRRDLPAQFSQM; encoded by the coding sequence ATGACGTTAATTGAGCGGGATACCGATATCACGCATCTCACAGATCTGCTCACGGAGTGCAGGAGGGGCAGGGGTCGCGTCGCGACGATCACCGGCCCCACCGCGACGGGGAAGACCGAACTCGTGTACGCCTTCAGCCGCCGCGCGGCCGAGGCCGGGGTCACCTGGCTGAGCGCGACCTGCTCCCAGGCGGACCGGAACCTGCCGTTCGGCGTGGTGAGCCAGCTCTTCCACAGCGCGGCGCTCTCCATCGACCACGCCTCCCGGGCGGCCAGGCTCGTGGAGGACGCCTCCCTCGGCGCAGGGGCGTCGGGTGCGCGGCCCCAGGAGTCCGAGTGGCTGCGCACGACCCAGGGCCTGTGGTCGGTCATCCTTGAAATATCAAATAAAAACACCGTCCTCATCACGGTGGACGACGTCGAATACGCCGACTCGCTGTCGTGGCAGATTCTTCTCAATTTCGTGCACCGCCTGAAGAGCGCCAACGTATTCATCATCCTCACCGCCGCCGAGGGCCCGCAGGGCATGGACCCCCTTATCGAGATCGACCTCATGCGCCACCCCCATTACGAGCGCATCGGGCTGACCTCCCTCTCTTTCCAGGGCGTCATGGGCATGGTTTCCGCGTCCATGGGCGACGCCGCCGCGGTCGCGCTCGGACCGGCGTTCCACAGAATCACCGGGGGTAACCCGCTGCTGGTCAAGGCGTTGATGGACGACCACCGCGGCGCGGGCGCCGGTGACAGGGAACCGGCCGTGTCCGACGGTTTCTCCCGGTCGGTCCGCGCTCTGTTGCACCGCAGCGACCCGACGATGCTGATGGTCGCCCGCGCTCTCGCGGTGCTCGGGGAATTCGCCCTTCCCATTCTGCTGTCCGAATTACTGGACATCAGGACGACCACCGTCAACCAGGCGCTGAACTGCCTCGACGCCGTCGGGATCCTCGACTCCCTGCGTTTTCGTCACCCCGCGGCCCAGGCGGCGGTGCTCGACGACCTCGACCCCTCACAACGCCGGGAGATGCACCGGCGGGCCGCGCAGCTCCTGCACGCCGAGGGTGCGGCGGCCACGGTGGTCGCCGCGCACCTCATCGAGGCCGAGCGCTTCCAGGAGCCCTGGGCACTGGCCGAGCTGCGCGAGGCCGCCGACCAGGCGTTGCGGGACGACCGGCACGAGTTCGCGGTGCAGTGCCTCAGGCTCGCCGCCGAACTGACCGACAACGACAGGCAGCGCACGCGGACCACGACGATGCTGGCGCAGGCGGAGTGGCGCATCAACCCGGCCGCCGCCAACCGGCACGTCGAGCCGCTCCTCGATGCCGCCCGCGAGGAGCGGCTGAGCTTCCGCGGACTGTACGCGCTGCTGAGGTTCCTGCTCTGGTACGGGCAGCACGACGAGGCCGTGGAGGTGCTGGGGCGGATGGCCGGGCGGGCCGCCGAACCGGGAGCGGACGACGCCGCCGCCCGGCTCGACGCCGTCCGCCGCTGGCTGTCGTGCACGCACCCCTCCGTGCTCGCCCGTGCCGGCGGGGGCACCGTCACCGGCGGGGCGGACACCCCGGCCCCGGGTTCGCACCCGCGGGGAGCAGGGGCCACGCTGCTGGCCTCCATGCTGCGCGACGGCCCGGACGCCGGCACGGCCGACGCCGCCGAGCGCGTCCTGCGCTCCGCCACCCTGGACGAGGCGAACCTGGACGCCGCGGAGTCGGCGCTGTTCTCCCTGATACACGCGGATCGGACGGACAAGGCCGCCTCCTGGTGCGACGTGCTGTACGCCGAGGCCGTCCGGCGCCGCTCCCCCACCTGGCGTGCCCTGTTCGCCTCCCTGCGCGCGAGCATCGCCATCCGCCAGGGTGACCTGGTGGCGGCCGAGAAGTACGCCCGCACGGCGCTGGACATCCTGCCGCCGCGCAGCCTGGGCGTCCGCATCGGGTTGCCGCTGGCCGCGCTGGTGAGCGCCACCACGGAGATGGGCAAGTACGACGTCGCCGCGCAGTACCTCAGGCAGCCGGTCCCGGACACGATCTTCGAGACCCGGTTCGGGCTGTACTACCTGCAGGCGCGGGCCCGTTACCATCTGGCGACCGACCAGGCGCACGCCGCGCTCAGCGACTTCTCCGACTGCGGGCGGCTGATGCGCGACTGGGAGCTGGACACCCCCACGCTCGTGCCCTGGCGTCACGGTGCCGCCGCCGCGCTGCTCCAGATGGGTCAGCAGGAGCAGGCACGCGCGCTCCTGGAGCAGCCCTACGACCTGGCGAGCGGCGACTCGCTGCGGATCCGGGGCATCGCGCAGCGCCTGCTCGCCGCGGCCAGCGACCTGCGGCAGCGGCCCCCGCTGCTCCGCGAGGCGATCGACATGCTCCAGACCGCGGGAGACCGCCTGGAGATGGCCTACGCGCTGGTGGACCTCACCCACACGCTCAACGAGCTGGGCGAGCCCAACAAGGCACGGATGATCGGCTACCGGGCCGACAGCGTGGCCGGCGAGTGCCGGGCCGAACCGCTGCGGCAGGCCGTGCGGCACAGCACCGACGGCGGCGAGAGCGGTGGCGGCCCGGAGGCGATCAGCGTGCTCAGCGACGCCGAGCAGCGCGTGGCCTCGCTCGCCGCCCTGGGCTACACCAACCGCGAGATCTCCAGGAAGATCTACATCACCGTCAGCACGGTGGAGCAGCACCTGACCCGCATCTACCGCAAGCTCAACGTGCGGGGCCGCAGGGACCTGCCCGCGCAGTTCTCCCAGATGTGA
- the ccrA gene encoding crotonyl-CoA carboxylase/reductase, translating to MDPMAEALLGGATPEQLARTPLPEEYVAAHLRVEDVEMFTGIDDKDVRKSLRVGAVPMPELAPDEVLVAVMASSINYNTVWSAIFEPLPTFSFLKRFGATGGFAGRHDLPYHVLGSDGAGVIVRVGSGVRRWRVGDHVVMSPVQVDDQEPGTHGDGMLGAEQRVWGFETNFGGLAEYTVVRASQLVPKPAHLTWEEAACITLCAGTAYRMLVSRQGACMKQGDIVLIWGATGGLGAFAVQMVKNGGGIPVGVVGSETKARALERLGCDIVINRNEIGMGEDGPPSPERTIELGRRLGKVIRERAGGDPHIVFDYIGQATFGISVFVARRGGVVVTCGSSTGYQHHFDNRYLWMNLKRIVGSHAANLQELWECLRLFDLGMLVPTLSTVYPLAEVAEATRLVQTNGHLGKVGVLCMAPEAGLGVTDPGLRARIGEERLNPLRGPGFPAAPAPGALANGHGDLVSARKA from the coding sequence ATGGACCCCATGGCCGAAGCGCTGCTCGGCGGGGCGACCCCCGAGCAGCTGGCGCGGACCCCGCTTCCCGAGGAGTACGTCGCCGCCCACCTGCGGGTGGAGGACGTCGAGATGTTCACCGGCATCGACGACAAGGACGTGCGCAAGTCGTTGCGCGTCGGCGCGGTGCCGATGCCCGAGCTGGCCCCGGACGAGGTCCTGGTCGCGGTGATGGCCAGCTCGATCAACTACAACACCGTCTGGTCGGCGATCTTCGAGCCGTTGCCGACGTTCTCCTTCTTGAAGCGGTTCGGCGCCACGGGCGGGTTCGCGGGCCGGCACGACCTGCCGTACCACGTCCTGGGCTCCGACGGCGCCGGGGTGATCGTCCGGGTCGGCAGCGGGGTGCGCCGCTGGCGGGTGGGCGATCACGTCGTGATGAGCCCGGTCCAGGTCGACGACCAGGAACCGGGTACGCACGGCGACGGCATGCTCGGCGCCGAGCAGCGCGTCTGGGGCTTCGAGACGAACTTCGGCGGGCTGGCCGAGTACACGGTGGTGCGCGCCAGCCAGCTGGTCCCCAAGCCCGCCCACCTGACCTGGGAGGAGGCCGCCTGTATCACGCTGTGCGCGGGGACGGCCTACCGCATGCTGGTCAGCCGCCAAGGCGCGTGCATGAAGCAGGGCGACATCGTGCTGATCTGGGGGGCGACCGGCGGGCTCGGCGCGTTCGCCGTGCAGATGGTCAAGAACGGCGGCGGCATCCCGGTCGGGGTGGTCGGCTCCGAGACGAAGGCCAGGGCACTGGAGCGGCTCGGCTGCGACATCGTCATCAACCGCAACGAGATCGGGATGGGCGAGGACGGCCCGCCGAGCCCGGAGCGGACGATCGAGCTGGGCAGGCGTCTGGGGAAGGTCATCCGGGAGCGGGCGGGCGGTGACCCGCACATCGTCTTCGACTACATCGGCCAGGCGACGTTCGGGATCTCGGTGTTCGTCGCCCGGCGCGGCGGCGTGGTCGTCACCTGCGGTTCCAGCACGGGCTACCAGCACCACTTCGACAACCGCTACCTGTGGATGAACCTCAAGCGCATCGTCGGCAGCCACGCGGCGAACCTTCAGGAGCTGTGGGAGTGCCTGCGCCTGTTCGACCTGGGCATGCTGGTGCCGACCCTGTCGACGGTCTACCCGCTCGCGGAGGTCGCCGAGGCCACCCGGCTGGTGCAGACCAACGGGCACCTCGGCAAAGTCGGGGTGCTGTGCATGGCTCCCGAGGCCGGCCTGGGCGTCACCGATCCGGGGTTGCGCGCGAGGATCGGCGAGGAGCGGCTGAACCCGCTGCGCGGCCCGGGCTTCCCGGCCGCCCCGGCTCCGGGCGCGCTCGCGAACGGGCACGGCGACCTCGTCTCCGCCAGGAAGGCGTAA
- a CDS encoding 3-hydroxybutyryl-CoA dehydrogenase, protein MSEIRRVGIVGCGVMGSGIADVCARAGLEVRVAVSGEASAARGRRRLSKSLDYGLRKAVITEAERDGALERVSFTTDLGDLADRQIVFETAPENESVKLDVFGALDKIVEDPAAILASNTSSIPIIRMARATGRPGQVIGVHFFNPVPVLPLVELIGSLLTEDETRVRAEAFVAVTLGKQVIHSPDRAGFVVNALLIPYLLAAIRMVETGFATADVIDQGMVLGCSHPMGPLKLADLIGLDTVASIAVALYEEFKDPQYSPPPMLLRMVEGGLLGRKTGRGFHSYS, encoded by the coding sequence ATGAGCGAGATCCGGAGGGTCGGCATCGTCGGATGCGGTGTCATGGGGTCGGGCATCGCCGACGTGTGCGCCCGCGCCGGGCTGGAGGTGCGGGTCGCGGTGTCCGGTGAGGCGTCGGCGGCCCGGGGCCGCCGGCGGCTGTCGAAGTCGCTCGACTACGGCCTGCGCAAGGCGGTGATCACCGAGGCGGAGCGGGACGGGGCCCTGGAGCGGGTCTCGTTCACCACCGACCTGGGCGACCTCGCCGACCGGCAGATCGTCTTCGAGACCGCCCCGGAGAACGAGTCGGTCAAGCTCGACGTGTTCGGCGCGCTGGACAAGATCGTGGAGGATCCCGCCGCGATCCTGGCGTCGAACACCTCGTCCATCCCGATCATCAGGATGGCGCGCGCCACCGGGCGGCCCGGCCAGGTGATCGGCGTGCACTTCTTCAACCCGGTCCCGGTGCTGCCCCTGGTGGAGCTGATCGGCTCGCTGCTGACCGAGGACGAGACCCGGGTCCGGGCGGAGGCGTTCGTCGCCGTGACGCTCGGCAAGCAGGTGATCCATTCACCCGACCGCGCGGGCTTCGTGGTCAACGCGCTGCTCATCCCGTACCTGCTGGCGGCGATCCGGATGGTGGAGACGGGCTTCGCCACCGCCGACGTCATCGACCAGGGGATGGTGCTGGGCTGCTCCCACCCGATGGGGCCGCTCAAGCTCGCCGACCTGATCGGGCTGGACACGGTGGCCTCCATCGCCGTGGCCCTGTACGAGGAGTTCAAGGATCCGCAGTACTCTCCCCCGCCGATGCTGCTGCGCATGGTCGAGGGCGGTCTTCTCGGCAGGAAGACCGGGCGGGGCTTCCACTCCTACTCCTGA
- a CDS encoding TetR/AcrR family transcriptional regulator: MQAAPRGRRPRYCSRACQARAYRSRAAERVAPPAAEPAATRTAVPAVRTVLPSADGTGESAGYDDLGDARPVTGEHAAATPEGSELRSGLSTERIVRAAIRIADAEGLDALSMRRVATELGAGTMSLYRYVLGKDALIELMVDAVFGENAYPAPVPGNWRARLEAAARREWTMYSRHPWVLRVIATPRPPLGPNLLTDVEWTMRALDGLGLDSRTMQWVATMVSAQVQGAALMLVNEAETERRTGVTTPQWRASKTPMLREILESGRFPMLSRFYAEQGDQIDIDEWFEFSLRRLLDGLAVLIEHREGEPCGRGADPVGGMVG, from the coding sequence TTGCAGGCCGCGCCCCGGGGGCGGCGCCCCCGGTACTGTTCGCGGGCGTGCCAGGCGCGGGCGTACCGGTCCCGCGCCGCCGAACGCGTCGCGCCGCCCGCCGCCGAGCCGGCCGCCACCCGGACGGCGGTGCCCGCCGTCCGGACCGTTCTCCCGTCCGCGGACGGAACCGGCGAGTCCGCGGGTTACGACGATCTCGGCGATGCCCGCCCCGTGACGGGCGAGCACGCGGCGGCCACGCCGGAGGGCTCCGAACTCCGGAGCGGGTTGAGCACCGAGCGGATCGTACGCGCCGCGATCCGCATCGCCGACGCCGAAGGACTGGACGCGCTGTCCATGCGCCGGGTCGCGACCGAGCTCGGTGCGGGCACGATGTCGCTGTACCGCTACGTGCTGGGCAAGGACGCGCTGATCGAGCTGATGGTGGACGCCGTCTTCGGTGAGAACGCATACCCGGCTCCCGTTCCCGGGAACTGGCGCGCGAGGCTGGAGGCGGCCGCGCGGCGGGAGTGGACGATGTACTCCAGACACCCCTGGGTGCTGCGGGTCATCGCCACGCCCCGCCCTCCCCTCGGGCCGAATCTGCTCACCGACGTCGAGTGGACGATGCGAGCCCTGGACGGTCTGGGCCTGGACTCCAGGACGATGCAGTGGGTGGCCACCATGGTGAGCGCACAGGTGCAAGGCGCGGCGCTGATGCTGGTGAACGAGGCGGAGACCGAGCGGCGCACCGGCGTCACGACACCGCAGTGGCGCGCGTCGAAGACGCCGATGCTCCGGGAGATCCTGGAATCCGGCCGGTTCCCGATGCTGTCCCGGTTCTACGCCGAGCAGGGCGACCAGATCGACATCGACGAGTGGTTCGAGTTCAGCCTGCGGCGTCTCCTCGACGGCCTCGCCGTGCTGATCGAGCACCGGGAGGGAGAACCCTGCGGCAGGGGGGCGGACCCGGTGGGCGGGATGGTCGGGTAG
- the rfbA gene encoding glucose-1-phosphate thymidylyltransferase RfbA, whose protein sequence is MKGIILAGGHGTRLYPLTLAVSKQLLPVNDKPMIYYPLSALMLAGIRDILVISTPTDLPQIARLLRDGSHLGLTISYAQQDEPRGLADAFIVGADHIGGDTVALVLGDNIFHGHSFYDILQENVTDVDGCVLFGYPVSDPERYGIGETDAEGRLLSIEEKPERPRSNRAIVGLYLYDNDVIDIAKNLRPSPRGELEITDVNRTYLDRGKARLYDLGRGFAWLDAGTPESILQASQYVQVLEHRQGVRIACVEEIALRMGFIDAEACDRLGAELAASSYGRYVRAVAAEFG, encoded by the coding sequence ATGAAAGGCATCATTCTCGCGGGCGGTCACGGCACGAGGCTATATCCGCTGACGCTTGCCGTCTCCAAGCAGCTTCTGCCCGTCAACGACAAACCGATGATCTATTATCCGCTGTCGGCGCTCATGCTCGCCGGCATCAGGGACATCCTGGTCATCTCCACGCCCACCGACCTGCCTCAGATCGCCCGCCTGCTGCGGGACGGATCGCATCTCGGTCTCACCATCAGCTACGCCCAGCAGGACGAGCCGAGGGGCCTGGCGGACGCGTTCATCGTCGGAGCGGACCACATCGGCGGCGACACGGTGGCCCTGGTGCTCGGGGACAACATCTTCCACGGGCACTCCTTCTACGACATCCTCCAGGAGAACGTCACGGACGTGGACGGGTGTGTGCTGTTCGGCTACCCGGTCAGCGATCCCGAGCGCTACGGCATCGGGGAGACGGACGCCGAGGGCAGGCTGCTGTCCATCGAGGAGAAGCCCGAGCGGCCGCGGTCCAACCGCGCCATCGTCGGCCTGTACCTCTACGACAACGACGTGATCGACATCGCCAAGAACCTCAGGCCGTCCCCCCGGGGCGAACTGGAGATCACCGACGTCAACCGGACCTACCTCGACCGGGGCAAGGCCCGGCTGTACGACCTGGGCAGGGGGTTCGCCTGGCTGGACGCCGGGACCCCGGAGTCCATCCTCCAGGCCAGCCAGTACGTGCAGGTGCTGGAGCACCGGCAGGGTGTGCGCATCGCGTGCGTCGAGGAGATCGCCCTGCGCATGGGCTTCATCGACGCGGAGGCCTGCGACAGGCTGGGGGCCGAACTCGCCGCCTCCAGCTACGGGCGGTACGTGCGCGCGGTCGCCGCGGAGTTCGGCTGA
- a CDS encoding 3-oxoacyl-ACP synthase III family protein, with amino-acid sequence MATPTVGILATGSYLPKEEVGNEEVAERAGVTAEWILRKTQIAFRRRAAPDEATSDLAARAAADALRRSGVGADRIGYVIVATSTGDSPQPPTSYLVQDALGVHGAACFDVNVVCSGFVYALELARSLIALRPDTCALVVGADVYSRILDPTDRRTAVLFGDGAGAAVVGTVPEPYGIIACDLSSRGEASGLIGVRAGGSRLPASYETVAAGDHYFRMDGRGVRDFVMENVSPVLERLVRRAGHRLDQVDVFVPHQPNGVLLGQLVEQAGLTGARTARTLERYGNVGSASVPVTLDEAGRTGMIGDGDLVLLAGFGGGMAVGAALLRWSAAASGEAR; translated from the coding sequence GTGGCCACACCAACCGTCGGGATCCTCGCGACCGGCTCGTACCTGCCGAAGGAGGAGGTCGGCAACGAGGAGGTCGCGGAGCGGGCGGGGGTCACCGCGGAGTGGATCCTGCGCAAGACCCAGATCGCCTTCCGGCGCCGCGCCGCACCGGACGAGGCCACCTCGGACCTCGCGGCGCGGGCCGCGGCCGACGCCCTGCGGCGGAGCGGCGTCGGCGCCGACCGGATCGGTTACGTCATCGTCGCCACCTCGACCGGTGACTCCCCGCAGCCGCCCACCTCCTACCTGGTGCAGGACGCGCTCGGCGTCCACGGTGCCGCCTGCTTCGACGTCAACGTCGTGTGCAGCGGGTTCGTGTACGCCCTGGAGCTGGCCCGGTCCCTGATCGCGCTCCGCCCGGACACGTGCGCGCTCGTGGTGGGAGCGGACGTCTACTCGCGGATCCTCGATCCCACCGACCGGCGCACCGCGGTGCTCTTCGGCGACGGTGCCGGTGCCGCGGTGGTCGGCACGGTGCCGGAACCGTACGGGATCATCGCCTGCGACCTGTCCAGCCGGGGTGAGGCGAGCGGGCTCATCGGCGTCAGGGCCGGCGGCAGCCGGCTGCCGGCCTCGTACGAGACCGTCGCGGCCGGTGACCACTACTTCAGGATGGACGGCCGCGGGGTGAGGGACTTCGTGATGGAGAACGTTTCACCGGTGCTGGAGAGACTGGTGCGGAGGGCCGGACACCGGCTCGACCAGGTCGACGTGTTCGTCCCGCACCAGCCCAACGGGGTGCTGCTGGGCCAGCTGGTCGAGCAGGCCGGGCTCACCGGCGCCCGCACCGCGCGCACGCTGGAGAGGTACGGCAACGTGGGCAGCGCCTCGGTGCCGGTGACACTGGACGAGGCCGGCCGGACGGGCATGATCGGGGACGGCGACCTGGTGCTGCTCGCCGGGTTCGGCGGCGGCATGGCGGTGGGTGCGGCCCTGCTCCGCTGGTCGGCGGCGGCGTCCGGGGAGGCGAGATGA